In Thermodesulfovibrio thiophilus DSM 17215, the following are encoded in one genomic region:
- a CDS encoding HPP family protein encodes MSEVKLVKDIMLGVFEFPHIPYWFSIEQSIKVVKASFIQTQKYSEPLAMLVFDEKYNLLGIVTIKDILKGLEPELLKTSLKIQDEKTKNLSICWNSLFKQESKKLLQKPVSDIMLATKNFVEPTDPVEKAAFIMIYYNLPLLPVIEENKKFVGIVRMIELFDAISEEIIKE; translated from the coding sequence ATGTCAGAGGTAAAATTGGTAAAAGATATAATGTTAGGAGTATTTGAGTTTCCACATATTCCTTACTGGTTTAGTATTGAGCAGTCTATTAAAGTTGTAAAGGCTTCTTTTATTCAGACTCAAAAATACAGTGAACCTCTAGCCATGCTTGTATTTGACGAAAAATACAATCTTCTAGGAATCGTTACGATTAAAGACATTCTTAAAGGACTTGAACCTGAATTATTGAAAACATCCTTGAAAATTCAAGACGAAAAAACAAAAAATCTGTCAATATGCTGGAACAGCCTTTTTAAACAGGAATCAAAAAAGCTTTTACAGAAACCTGTAAGTGATATAATGCTTGCAACAAAAAATTTTGTTGAACCAACTGATCCTGTAGAGAAGGCTGCTTTTATTATGATTTATTATAATTTACCGTTATTACCAGTTATTGAGGAGAACAAAAAATTTGTAGGCATTGTAAGAATGATTGAACTTTTTGATGCAATATCCGAAGAAATAATTAAGGAATAA
- a CDS encoding universal stress protein, giving the protein MVKFPFEKVLLPVDRSEHSKRAVKFAGKLFSSIENYISNITILHVITGGFLSKHIKNIDFRAESLKDSEFFEKLKDKHYEENIKPFLDEYEQLLRNEGVKLNLNQIILEGDPGNTIIEYALREGFSTVMLSRRGMSPLKSLFLGSVSEKIVYGLVNQNIYLIGNKMAEDYPVSKVLVPVDGSEYSMKAVEHAVYLTKILKKIQEITIFRVINVSLYLERLKQGIDPEEEAKDILIKTKRKFLEEVAEDIIKTKINVGFPAEEVVKEIHDGNYNLVVMGRRGRSVLKDLIIGGVSSAVINRCFEPTIAIINL; this is encoded by the coding sequence ATGGTTAAGTTTCCATTTGAAAAGGTATTATTACCGGTTGACAGAAGTGAACATTCAAAGCGAGCTGTAAAATTCGCAGGTAAACTTTTTTCTTCTATTGAAAATTACATTTCAAACATTACAATTCTTCATGTTATAACAGGTGGATTTTTAAGCAAACATATCAAGAATATAGACTTTAGGGCAGAAAGTTTAAAAGATTCAGAATTTTTTGAAAAACTTAAGGATAAGCATTACGAAGAAAATATTAAACCATTTCTTGATGAGTATGAACAACTCTTAAGAAATGAAGGAGTAAAACTAAATTTAAATCAGATTATTCTGGAGGGAGACCCTGGAAATACAATAATTGAATACGCTTTACGAGAGGGATTTTCCACTGTAATGCTTTCACGTCGTGGTATGTCTCCATTGAAAAGCCTGTTTCTTGGCAGCGTTTCTGAAAAAATCGTCTATGGACTGGTTAACCAGAATATCTACCTTATAGGAAATAAAATGGCAGAGGACTATCCTGTTTCAAAAGTTTTAGTTCCTGTTGATGGCTCAGAATATTCCATGAAAGCAGTTGAACATGCTGTATATCTTACAAAAATCTTAAAAAAAATACAGGAAATTACAATTTTCAGGGTCATAAATGTTTCTCTTTATCTTGAACGATTAAAACAAGGAATTGATCCTGAAGAGGAAGCAAAAGATATTCTAATTAAAACTAAAAGAAAATTTTTAGAAGAAGTTGCTGAAGATATTATTAAAACTAAAATTAATGTTGGATTTCCTGCAGAAGAGGTGGTTAAAGAGATACATGATGGAAACTATAATCTTGTTGTAATGGGACGACGAGGCCGTTCTGTACTTAAAGATTTAATTATTGGTGGAGTTAGCTCAGCAGTAATAAATAGATGTTTTGAGCCTACAATAGCTATTATAAACCTATAA
- a CDS encoding SLC13 family permease has product MKKLTLFIVFLFLSFNSLVFATETKKHSEDVDIFNISGTILDSHREPVKEAEIRVFVNENPYKIIVDHKEIDKTVTSSHGTFQISFNLKEGMINTAKIQIEIVKSSYKKTTVELKKNDFAVKENKFYLTKDIILNRSLGPAFWLATGVFLVSYALISCELLHRTVAAMLGASTMLILTYTAGVINPEFHIISFQRAIEAIDMNVIFLLMGMMIIIGVLKHTGVFQWFAYISYRIARGNVMMLAVISCFFIAISAAFLDNVTTMLLYTPVLIEIAITLKINPLSLLIPGIMASNIGGTATLIGDPPNIMIGSYTGLTFMQFVYALTPSVVICLIVLAIYNKFFYSKEYKKGRVDDINSFISYLREEYRITDRTLLAYGVFVMLLVIAFFVTHGYWHMEVSIPALFGAGILFTYAVLTRRVKLLELIEKDIEWTTLLFFMFLFIIVGAVEEAGLLSVIADWVYGVSAGNLTVAICMILWVSAIMSAFVDNIPFTATMLPIVAYLSKVIPGAESNVLWWALAFGACFGGNGTLIGASANVVTIGIAESAGYKISFFGFMKYAFLYMIITVAIANIWLLLFY; this is encoded by the coding sequence ATGAAAAAACTAACACTTTTTATAGTCTTTTTATTTCTGAGTTTCAATTCTCTGGTTTTTGCAACAGAAACGAAAAAACATTCAGAAGATGTAGATATATTCAACATTTCTGGAACAATTCTTGATTCACACAGAGAACCTGTTAAAGAGGCAGAGATAAGAGTCTTTGTGAATGAAAATCCTTATAAAATAATAGTAGACCATAAAGAGATTGATAAAACAGTGACTTCTTCTCATGGAACTTTTCAGATCAGTTTTAATCTTAAAGAAGGCATGATTAATACAGCAAAGATTCAGATTGAGATTGTAAAGAGTTCATATAAAAAGACCACAGTGGAGCTTAAAAAAAATGATTTTGCTGTTAAAGAAAATAAGTTTTATCTAACAAAGGACATAATACTTAACAGAAGTCTTGGACCGGCATTCTGGCTAGCTACTGGAGTGTTTTTAGTGTCATATGCTCTTATTTCCTGTGAACTGCTTCACAGAACAGTTGCTGCAATGCTGGGTGCTTCAACAATGTTAATACTCACCTACACTGCTGGAGTGATAAATCCAGAGTTTCACATCATATCATTTCAACGAGCCATAGAAGCTATTGATATGAATGTCATATTTCTATTAATGGGAATGATGATCATCATCGGAGTTTTAAAACACACAGGAGTTTTCCAGTGGTTTGCTTACATATCTTACAGGATTGCGAGGGGAAATGTAATGATGCTTGCTGTAATTTCATGTTTTTTCATAGCTATTTCAGCTGCATTTCTTGATAATGTTACAACAATGCTTTTATACACACCAGTATTAATAGAGATTGCCATAACTTTAAAGATAAATCCACTTTCTTTGCTTATTCCAGGGATAATGGCATCAAACATAGGTGGTACAGCAACCCTCATAGGAGATCCTCCAAATATAATGATTGGCTCATATACAGGTTTAACATTTATGCAGTTTGTCTATGCCCTTACTCCATCAGTTGTTATCTGTCTTATAGTTCTTGCTATATATAACAAGTTTTTCTATTCAAAGGAATACAAAAAGGGAAGAGTTGATGATATAAATTCTTTCATAAGCTATTTAAGAGAAGAGTACAGAATAACAGACAGAACACTTCTTGCCTATGGAGTCTTTGTAATGTTACTGGTTATAGCATTTTTTGTTACACATGGATACTGGCACATGGAAGTAAGCATTCCTGCACTTTTTGGAGCAGGGATTCTTTTTACCTATGCAGTTTTAACCAGGAGAGTAAAACTTCTTGAACTGATAGAAAAAGATATTGAATGGACAACTCTTCTTTTCTTTATGTTTTTGTTTATAATAGTTGGTGCTGTAGAGGAAGCAGGACTACTTTCAGTAATTGCAGACTGGGTTTATGGAGTATCAGCAGGAAATCTCACGGTTGCAATATGCATGATTTTATGGGTATCGGCAATAATGAGTGCTTTTGTGGACAATATTCCCTTTACAGCAACAATGTTACCAATTGTTGCCTATCTGAGTAAAGTGATTCCAGGAGCAGAGAGCAATGTTCTTTGGTGGGCACTGGCATTTGGTGCGTGTTTTGGAGGGAATGGAACTTTAATAGGAGCATCTGCTAATGTAGTAACAATAGGGATTGCAGAGTCTGCTGGTTATAAAATCAGCTTTTTTGGATTCATGAAGTATGCTTTTTTGTATATGATAATAACTGTGGCAATAGCAAATATATGGCTACTTCTTTTTTATTAA
- the hemG gene encoding protoporphyrinogen oxidase — protein sequence MGQAEVVIVGGGISGLSLAYFLLKKKPDLDIKIIEAENKAGGKIVSENISSFLCEAGVNGFLNNKPSTIVLANELGIEPLMGSEHSKVRYILIDGQLKKVPEDPLKFFASSLLSVRGKIRMIGEYFIPPLKEDIDESVQSFVSRRVGTEFYEKLIDPMSTGIYAGDPTKMSMKSCFPKVYWLEKKYGGLIKGLIALKKGKKNVETAPKSMLMSFRNGMVELIQSLENKLASKILKNKKVLDITLNNGLYNLYMADGEYLQATKIVLACPAHESANIVKEFDKELSKLLASIPYPPLSVVAFGFKTEQIGFGTGLYGFLVPHREKRKILGCLFDSTIFPNRAPQGYVLLRTMIGGMRSPDLALLPDEKLIETALSELRDILSIKGNPEFIKIFRWQKAIPQYQVGHEEKLRKIDERLKSFPGFYLTGNAYRGVSVNDCIQNSIELADKFLSL from the coding sequence ATGGGGCAAGCAGAAGTAGTTATTGTAGGAGGCGGAATTTCAGGACTTTCCCTTGCATACTTTCTGTTAAAAAAGAAACCTGATCTTGATATAAAGATTATTGAGGCGGAAAATAAAGCAGGCGGAAAGATAGTATCTGAAAATATTTCAAGCTTTTTATGCGAAGCTGGAGTTAATGGATTTCTAAATAATAAACCTTCAACAATTGTCCTTGCAAATGAGCTAGGCATAGAGCCTTTAATGGGCAGTGAACATTCAAAGGTAAGATATATTCTTATTGATGGACAATTAAAAAAAGTACCTGAGGATCCTTTAAAATTTTTTGCCTCTTCACTGCTTTCTGTGAGGGGAAAAATTAGAATGATAGGAGAGTATTTCATCCCACCGTTAAAGGAAGACATAGATGAATCAGTTCAGAGCTTTGTAAGCAGAAGAGTTGGCACTGAGTTTTATGAAAAACTGATTGATCCAATGTCAACAGGAATATATGCAGGTGATCCTACAAAGATGAGCATGAAAAGCTGTTTTCCAAAAGTATACTGGCTTGAAAAAAAATATGGTGGTCTTATAAAAGGCTTGATTGCTCTTAAAAAAGGAAAAAAGAATGTTGAGACAGCTCCAAAGAGTATGCTTATGTCTTTTAGAAATGGTATGGTAGAACTCATTCAGAGTCTTGAAAACAAGCTTGCCTCAAAAATTTTAAAAAATAAAAAAGTGCTGGATATAACGTTAAACAATGGTTTATATAACCTTTACATGGCAGATGGAGAGTATTTACAGGCAACTAAAATAGTTCTTGCCTGCCCGGCCCATGAATCAGCCAACATTGTTAAAGAGTTTGATAAAGAACTTAGCAAACTTTTAGCATCAATTCCATATCCTCCTTTAAGTGTTGTTGCCTTTGGATTTAAAACAGAACAAATAGGTTTTGGCACAGGTCTTTATGGCTTTCTTGTTCCTCACAGGGAGAAACGAAAAATTCTAGGATGTCTTTTTGATTCAACTATATTTCCAAACAGAGCACCTCAAGGATATGTTTTATTAAGAACAATGATTGGCGGCATGAGATCTCCTGACCTTGCTTTGTTGCCTGATGAAAAACTGATTGAAACTGCATTATCAGAGCTAAGGGATATTTTGAGTATTAAGGGTAACCCAGAATTTATAAAAATTTTCAGATGGCAAAAAGCTATCCCCCAGTATCAAGTAGGGCATGAGGAAAAACTGAGAAAAATTGATGAAAGGCTTAAAAGTTTTCCTGGATTTTACTTAACAGGCAATGCTTACAGAGGTGTAAGTGTAAACGACTGTATCCAGAACTCTATTGAATTAGCAGATAAATTTTTATCTCTTTAA
- a CDS encoding GntR family transcriptional regulator, with protein MAELINRDDHAKLYLQLYTILKKKIENQEWYSSMQIPTEEQLCRMFNVSRATVRNALMELVRQGYLIRQQGKGTFVSKNFISEGLIMATVFKKLWFENDSIFTEKIVAKTVMMPVGNLSNELNIPENKHVIYIKIIWFAEKDPTMIQESFIPFNICPQLIEEDIEHQSIIELLEKKYNIKTTRVHNYFELIFLNKEISSYFELEENFPAILMNQKVFSGDTVIIVNKFYKKMDNHKIFIAFQRKAL; from the coding sequence ATGGCTGAATTAATTAACAGAGATGACCATGCCAAATTATATTTACAACTATACACAATTTTAAAAAAAAAGATAGAAAATCAAGAGTGGTATTCTAGTATGCAAATACCTACCGAAGAACAGCTCTGCAGAATGTTTAATGTTAGCAGAGCAACGGTCAGAAATGCGTTAATGGAGCTTGTAAGGCAGGGATATTTAATCAGGCAACAAGGCAAAGGAACTTTCGTGAGTAAAAATTTTATCTCAGAAGGTTTAATTATGGCAACAGTTTTTAAAAAATTATGGTTTGAAAATGATTCTATATTTACTGAAAAAATAGTTGCAAAAACAGTAATGATGCCAGTTGGCAATTTAAGTAATGAACTGAACATTCCTGAAAACAAACACGTTATATACATAAAAATAATCTGGTTTGCTGAAAAAGACCCTACGATGATACAGGAATCCTTCATTCCTTTCAATATCTGTCCTCAGCTAATTGAAGAGGACATCGAACATCAATCCATTATTGAACTTCTTGAAAAGAAATACAATATCAAAACAACAAGAGTCCATAACTATTTTGAGTTAATTTTCTTAAACAAAGAAATTTCTTCATATTTTGAGTTAGAAGAAAACTTTCCTGCTATTTTAATGAATCAAAAGGTTTTTTCAGGAGATACGGTTATTATTGTAAATAAATTTTATAAAAAAATGGATAATCATAAAATCTTCATCGCTTTTCAAAGAAAAGCATTATAA
- a CDS encoding response regulator encodes MKKAKLLIIDDEAELVSTLTERLNLRGYDAHGVTNFIDGIKLLNETPDVVILDIGLQDMDGMEILKKIKEINPTIQVIMMSGYGDAERINKSLMHGAYDYLIKPVDIDELVSKIDNAKLKRGTM; translated from the coding sequence ATGAAAAAGGCAAAATTACTGATAATTGATGATGAAGCTGAATTAGTATCAACTCTAACGGAGAGATTAAATCTTAGAGGCTATGATGCACATGGTGTTACAAATTTTATAGATGGAATTAAACTTCTAAATGAAACGCCGGATGTGGTTATCCTGGATATTGGATTACAGGATATGGATGGAATGGAAATTTTAAAAAAAATAAAGGAAATAAATCCAACAATTCAGGTTATTATGATGTCAGGTTACGGAGATGCGGAGAGAATAAATAAAAGTCTCATGCATGGAGCTTATGATTATCTCATTAAACCTGTTGATATTGATGAATTAGTATCTAAGATAGACAATGCAAAACTAAAAAGAGGGACTATGTAA
- a CDS encoding response regulator, which yields MGRQMRVLLVDDEVEFIKTLAKRLEMRELKPDTVYSGEEAIKYAEEQEPDVIVLDLRMPGMDGIEVLKQIRGAYPTTQVIILTAHGTEKDQEEAQKLGAYEFLRKPVDIETLMDKIKGAYKRKLELTMSAIAFAEEGEFDTARKIMENKEQNK from the coding sequence ATGGGAAGACAGATGAGAGTTTTACTGGTAGATGATGAAGTGGAGTTTATAAAAACTCTTGCCAAAAGACTCGAAATGAGAGAATTAAAACCAGATACTGTATATAGTGGAGAAGAAGCAATTAAGTATGCTGAAGAACAAGAACCAGATGTAATTGTTCTTGATTTAAGAATGCCAGGCATGGATGGAATTGAAGTTTTAAAACAGATAAGGGGTGCATATCCTACAACACAGGTTATTATCCTTACTGCTCATGGAACTGAGAAGGATCAAGAAGAAGCTCAAAAACTGGGAGCTTATGAGTTTCTGAGAAAACCTGTTGATATTGAAACTCTTATGGATAAGATTAAGGGAGCTTATAAAAGAAAGCTTGAACTTACAATGTCTGCTATTGCTTTTGCTGAGGAAGGTGAATTTGATACTGCAAGAAAAATAATGGAAAACAAGGAACAAAATAAATAA
- a CDS encoding AEC family transporter gives MLGEIFLFIVLGLIIRCLLSFFNISPERIDFLRDKTNSFVFYFIIPLICFKTAYTMPFSVSHLKISIVANLTILSCVAISWFIYKKINKVMSLSIQPEVMGSLIICASFGNVLYVGLPILTKLYGEQGMSYAFTYDFLASTPLTWTVGIAICMKYGKAQSFTLKNSIQTLIKIPPIWGMIIGLIVRELIIPVPDILVNFLKDISIFVTYIMLTIVGLSIKAVSPKKLTICSPAIAVKLIVSPLLAYSFGKIIGLPQIPLNSCMIDAGMPSMLLSMIFATAFGTDMRTSIEMIFLTTAIFLVLFSGYFLVF, from the coding sequence ATGCTTGGTGAAATTTTTTTATTTATAGTCCTGGGTTTAATAATAAGATGTTTACTGTCTTTTTTTAATATTTCACCCGAAAGAATTGATTTTTTGAGAGATAAGACTAATTCCTTTGTTTTTTATTTCATAATTCCATTAATCTGCTTTAAAACAGCCTATACAATGCCTTTTAGTGTTAGTCATTTAAAAATATCGATTGTTGCAAATTTAACAATACTGAGCTGTGTGGCGATTTCATGGTTTATTTATAAAAAGATTAATAAAGTTATGTCTCTATCCATTCAACCTGAGGTTATGGGATCTTTAATAATATGCGCTTCATTTGGAAATGTGCTTTATGTAGGCTTACCGATTCTTACAAAGCTTTATGGAGAGCAAGGAATGAGCTATGCTTTCACATACGATTTTTTAGCAAGCACACCTCTTACCTGGACTGTTGGTATTGCAATTTGTATGAAATACGGTAAAGCCCAAAGTTTCACTTTGAAAAATTCGATTCAAACACTTATAAAAATTCCACCAATCTGGGGAATGATTATTGGATTAATTGTCAGAGAACTGATTATTCCTGTACCTGATATCTTAGTGAATTTTTTAAAAGATATATCAATATTTGTAACATATATAATGTTAACTATTGTTGGATTATCCATCAAAGCTGTATCTCCCAAAAAACTTACAATCTGTTCACCTGCTATTGCAGTAAAGCTTATTGTTTCACCATTGCTTGCTTATAGTTTTGGAAAGATTATAGGCTTACCACAAATTCCCCTTAACTCTTGCATGATTGATGCAGGCATGCCTTCGATGCTTCTGAGTATGATTTTTGCAACAGCTTTTGGAACTGACATGAGAACATCAATAGAGATGATTTTTCTTACTACTGCTATTTTTCTAGTTCTTTTTTCCGGTTACTTTTTAGTATTTTAA
- a CDS encoding PEP/pyruvate-binding domain-containing protein, whose protein sequence is MDLGRIFKSKAKKIEEKEKLKKLLKEKYSYFRTLLHTNNDVLRIMADMEEKLSGEYVFDMHYIKTNVNAISNGVIGIIKNLNALSDNKYAQLENVYYEIKEKIEKALSSKIDIPVTDFTIPFESLPKDAINIAGGKNVHLAELKNILKIPVPDGFVITSYSYIKFIEYNQLKEKITRILNEANINKIEELEQCSIKLKEIIVNSEMPPEISSSIKMAYENLCKKLNKKCLVSVRSSAIHEDSDFSFAGQYSSFLNVKEEFIPEKYKEVLASLFNTRAIFYYKTKGFSESDMVMAAGVLEMVNAKVGGVMYSKNPNNPESENIIINAVRGLGKLVVDGAVTAESYVIKRHPQLSIVEKLPGKQDKMLICNEDGDIEEIPLPPHNYGFYLSEENALKLAKFAIEIEQYYGLPQDIEWAIDEEDNIYILQTRPLKIMDILQRVISNLEDTSAKKVSKPPKFEGYNILIDRGVSACKGVGYGKAFILENDSMLEDFPEGWVLVAKHTNPQYVVIMNKASAIITDVGTPTGHMASLSREYNVPTILNTENATKLLKHGQEITVDAYNCLIYEGKVEKLIEMAKIEGPFKETLIYKMLEKILKFIVPLNLVDPTSNEFKPENCKTLHDITRFCHEMVMHEMFTMWERYDSEIHAIPLVTGLPIAILVLDLEEGLKEGIDKATEDDVLSIPLRAILRGMKSMQWPGPPPVDAKGFLGMVAHTASIPEDELNKTAKKSFCIVTRHYMNFSLRLGYHFSMIEAYAGENINDNYIKFFFKGGGAAIDRRFRRVKLITEILKTIGFRISTKEDIINAILTKYDTPTIERYLEIMGKLTAYTKQLDMVLFNDAVAQMYIDEFVKKYIKKN, encoded by the coding sequence ATGGATTTAGGGCGAATTTTTAAGTCAAAAGCCAAAAAAATAGAGGAAAAAGAAAAATTGAAAAAACTTTTAAAAGAAAAATATTCATACTTCAGAACCTTGCTTCACACAAACAATGATGTTCTTCGCATAATGGCTGATATGGAAGAAAAACTTTCGGGTGAATATGTTTTTGATATGCATTATATAAAAACTAATGTTAATGCCATTTCTAATGGAGTAATAGGAATAATTAAAAATTTAAATGCTCTTTCTGACAATAAATATGCACAATTAGAAAACGTTTATTATGAAATTAAAGAAAAAATAGAGAAAGCTCTTTCATCAAAAATAGATATACCTGTAACTGACTTTACAATTCCTTTTGAGTCTTTACCAAAGGATGCAATCAATATTGCAGGAGGCAAAAATGTTCATCTTGCAGAACTTAAGAACATTTTAAAAATCCCTGTTCCAGATGGTTTTGTTATAACTTCTTATTCTTATATAAAATTCATTGAATACAATCAATTAAAAGAAAAGATAACCAGAATTCTTAATGAAGCAAATATAAATAAGATTGAAGAACTTGAGCAATGTAGCATAAAACTCAAGGAAATTATAGTGAATTCAGAAATGCCACCAGAAATCTCAAGCTCTATTAAAATGGCTTATGAAAATTTATGTAAAAAGTTAAATAAAAAATGTCTGGTATCTGTAAGAAGCAGTGCAATTCACGAAGACTCTGATTTCAGTTTCGCAGGACAGTACTCTTCCTTCCTGAATGTTAAAGAAGAGTTTATTCCCGAAAAATACAAAGAAGTACTTGCAAGTCTTTTTAATACAAGAGCAATTTTTTACTATAAAACAAAAGGTTTTTCAGAAAGTGATATGGTAATGGCAGCAGGAGTTCTTGAAATGGTAAACGCTAAAGTTGGTGGAGTTATGTATTCAAAAAATCCTAATAATCCTGAAAGTGAAAATATAATAATTAACGCTGTAAGAGGATTGGGTAAACTTGTTGTTGATGGAGCGGTAACCGCAGAGTCATATGTGATAAAAAGGCATCCTCAATTATCCATAGTGGAAAAGCTTCCTGGCAAGCAGGATAAAATGCTCATATGCAATGAAGATGGTGATATTGAGGAAATACCTCTTCCTCCTCATAATTATGGGTTTTACCTTTCTGAGGAAAATGCCTTAAAACTTGCAAAGTTTGCAATTGAGATAGAACAATACTACGGTTTGCCTCAGGATATTGAATGGGCTATTGACGAAGAAGATAACATCTATATACTTCAAACACGTCCATTAAAAATTATGGATATTCTTCAAAGAGTTATTTCAAATTTAGAGGATACTTCAGCAAAAAAAGTCTCAAAACCACCCAAATTTGAAGGTTACAATATTTTAATTGATAGAGGTGTCTCAGCATGTAAGGGTGTAGGATATGGAAAAGCGTTTATTTTAGAAAATGATAGCATGCTTGAAGACTTTCCAGAAGGATGGGTTTTAGTTGCGAAACATACAAATCCACAGTATGTGGTTATAATGAACAAAGCATCGGCTATTATAACTGATGTAGGTACTCCTACAGGTCATATGGCTTCACTATCAAGAGAATACAATGTACCGACAATCCTTAACACTGAAAATGCTACAAAATTACTAAAGCATGGTCAGGAAATAACAGTTGATGCTTATAACTGTCTAATATATGAAGGTAAAGTTGAAAAGCTTATTGAAATGGCAAAAATTGAAGGTCCTTTTAAAGAAACTTTAATTTATAAAATGCTCGAAAAAATATTGAAGTTTATTGTACCATTAAATTTAGTTGATCCCACTTCGAATGAGTTTAAACCTGAAAACTGTAAAACACTTCATGATATAACAAGATTCTGTCATGAAATGGTTATGCATGAGATGTTTACCATGTGGGAGAGATATGACAGTGAAATTCATGCAATTCCCCTTGTTACAGGACTTCCTATTGCAATATTGGTCCTTGATTTAGAAGAAGGTTTAAAAGAAGGAATAGATAAAGCTACAGAAGACGATGTGCTTTCAATTCCGCTCAGAGCAATACTTAGAGGTATGAAATCAATGCAATGGCCAGGTCCTCCTCCTGTGGATGCAAAAGGATTTTTGGGCATGGTTGCTCATACTGCTTCAATTCCGGAAGATGAGTTGAATAAAACAGCTAAAAAAAGTTTCTGTATAGTAACCAGACATTATATGAATTTCAGTTTGCGTCTTGGTTATCATTTTTCAATGATTGAAGCATATGCTGGTGAAAACATCAATGACAATTACATAAAATTCTTTTTTAAAGGTGGAGGTGCTGCCATTGACAGAAGATTTAGAAGAGTAAAATTAATTACAGAAATTTTAAAAACAATAGGATTTAGAATTTCAACAAAGGAAGATATAATAAATGCAATTTTGACAAAATATGATACTCCAACAATTGAAAGATATCTTGAAATAATGGGAAAACTGACAGCATATACAAAACAATTAGATATGGTTTTGTTTAATGATGCAGTGGCTCAGATGTATATTGATGAATTCGTAAAGAAATATATAAAGAAAAATTAA
- a CDS encoding sulfite exporter TauE/SafE family protein: MKNFLSWIILVMLCSLFLAGPVFAASETSVNSTMPWWAWPVILFITTFILGVLAVLGGVGGGVLFVPIVGGFFPFSMDFVRGAGLFVALSGALAAGPGLLKRGFADLRLAIPLALIASASSIVGAMIGLALPSKVVNIALGGTILFIVVIMFLAKKSEYPEVKKADTLSQVLKISGVYNEISTGKEIEWKVCRTPQALCLFIVIGLMAGMFGLGAGWANVPVLNLLMGAPLKVSVATSKFLLSITDTSAAWIYLNNGAVMPMIVVPSIIGIMLGSVVGVRILAVAKPKIVRYVVIIMLLFAGLRALLKGLEIWK; this comes from the coding sequence ATGAAAAATTTTCTAAGCTGGATTATTCTGGTGATGCTTTGCTCTTTGTTCCTTGCTGGTCCTGTTTTTGCAGCTTCAGAAACATCTGTTAACAGTACAATGCCATGGTGGGCATGGCCGGTTATTTTGTTTATTACAACATTTATATTGGGTGTATTGGCTGTTTTAGGTGGTGTTGGTGGAGGAGTTTTGTTTGTTCCTATTGTTGGAGGATTTTTCCCATTTAGTATGGATTTTGTTAGAGGTGCAGGACTTTTTGTGGCTTTATCAGGAGCTCTGGCTGCTGGTCCAGGACTTTTAAAAAGAGGTTTTGCTGATTTAAGGTTGGCAATTCCTCTTGCATTGATAGCCTCTGCTTCTTCAATAGTAGGTGCCATGATAGGACTTGCCCTTCCATCTAAAGTAGTGAATATAGCACTCGGTGGAACAATTCTTTTTATAGTGGTGATAATGTTTCTTGCAAAAAAATCTGAATATCCAGAAGTTAAAAAAGCAGATACACTTTCACAGGTATTAAAGATAAGTGGAGTATATAATGAAATATCAACTGGAAAGGAAATTGAATGGAAGGTTTGTAGAACACCGCAGGCTCTTTGTCTATTTATAGTGATTGGATTAATGGCAGGTATGTTTGGTCTTGGTGCGGGTTGGGCAAATGTTCCAGTGTTGAATCTTTTGATGGGGGCTCCTCTTAAGGTCTCTGTTGCTACAAGTAAATTTCTTCTGTCAATAACGGATACATCTGCTGCATGGATCTATCTTAATAATGGTGCTGTTATGCCTATGATAGTTGTTCCGAGCATTATTGGAATTATGCTCGGGTCAGTAGTTGGAGTTAGAATTCTTGCTGTAGCAAAACCTAAAATAGTTAGATATGTTGTTATAATTATGCTTCTTTTTGCAGGATTAAGAGCCTTGCTTAAAGGACTTGAAATATGGAAATAA